Part of the bacterium genome, AACGACCACCGAGACCCACCCGCCGCCGCGGGGGCGGCGGCCCTCGTCAGACGACGGACACACGATGGACGATTCCCTTCGCGCGCAGCACCGCTTCGGCCGAGGTGAAGTAGTCGCGCACGTCCGCCTGCGTCTTGATCCAGCCCAGGTAGCGTTCGACACCCCCGGCGAGATCGGTCCGCGGAGCATATCCCGCCGACCGCGCCCGGGAGATGTCGGCGGTGAGGTGGCGGATCTCGCCGGGCCGAAATTCGCCCCGCACGAGGGGATCGAGCCGGACGTCCAGCGCGTTGGAAAGCACGGTGCACAAATCCTTGATGCTGGTCGCCGCGCCGCTCCCGACGTTCACCGGGAGTCCGTCCCATGCGTCGCCGGTCGCCGCGAGCAGGTTGGCGTCCGCGATGTCTTCGACAAAGCAGAAATCGCGCGTCTGCAGGCCGTCCTCATAGACCACCGGCGGCTGGTCCGTTAGCAGGCGCGTGCAGACGATGGCGATGACGCCGGTGTAGGGATTGAAGATCGACTGGCGCGGTCCGTACGTGCACGAGTACCGCAGCGCGACGGCGGGGATGCCGGACTGCCGCGCCCACGTCAGCACCAGGCGTTCCTGGGCGACCTTGCTGATGGCGTACACGGTCTCGCCGGCGAGCGGCGCGTCTTCCGGGGTCGGCGCCGGGATCGTCGGCCCGCCGCAGTGCGGGCAACGGACCGCAAAATCGCCGCGGCGGAGTTGCTCGAAGGGCCGCCCCTTCGGAAAGACGAGGCCGTGGCGGCCGCACGTCGCGGCCCCCTCGGGATACACGGCCTGCGAAGACGCCACCACGACCTTTCGGATCGGCAGATTGAGATCGCGGATCAACTCCAGCATGCCGGCCGTCCCGGCGCCGTTGACCTCCAGGTACTTGGCGATCTCCGGCATGAAGCCCCCGTAGGCGGCTTGGTGGAACACGACGTCGACATCTTGGAGCGCCGCCGCGACCGCCGCGCGTTCACGGATGTCCCCGCGGACGAACTCGGCGTCGCGCGCCACCCACGCCGGCATGCCGTTCCGGTGCGTTTGCGGTTCGAGGTTGTCGAGAATCCGAACCACCCACCCGTCGCGCAGCAGGCGATCCGCGACGTGCGAGCCGATGAGACCGGCGCCACCGGTCACGAGCGCCCGCGGGCGATGTCGTCCGGTTGCCGTCACCTACGTCTCCGTCCCGGCCCACCCGGGCGCATCCAGGTGGTCCTGACGGGCCGGCTCAGGGAGGCCGCGCCGGCGGTGTGCGAGCGCGAGCGCCGCCGACGGCACGTAGAGCGCCGCGTCGAACAACGGCGGCCCGCCGGCGGCGCCGAGCGTCCGGGGCCCCAGAGCGGCCAATAGGTACGTCGCCGCGGCCGTGAGGTAGAGCAGCGAGACCGAGGGCACGACGGCCAGAAACAACGCCAGCCACCCAAAATACCATAGATAGTGGGTCGAGATCAGCACCATGAAGACGGCCGCGAGGAGTCCCGCGCCCCGGATGTCTCCAAGAGCGGTCCGGTCCGACCGGCGCCATACTCGAACGGCGATGACGAGCAGCGTCGCGAGCGCGGCCGCGACGTAGACCGGCGTGGGCAGCGCGGTGCCCGTTGCCCGCGCGACGCTGAGGAGAAAAAAGCGGTGCCCGCTCAGCAGCCCCTCCTCCTGCGCATATCCCGGAAGAAATCCGAGCACCCCCGCGCCCGCGCCGAGATACGGGAGGTACCCGGCCACCATCACCCCCGCCAGCGCGGCGGGCATCTTCCACGCGCCGGGACGAGACAGGGCCGGAAACAGGACCGCCGGATACCATTTTACCAAGGTGGCGCACCCCAGCGCCGCACCCGTGAGGGCGTCCCAGCGCCGGACGTGGGCCACCAGCGCGATCGCCACGAACGCGGTCGCGGCCGCGTCGATGTGCCCGTCCCCAGCGTACTGCCAGATCACGAGCGGGTTCCACGCGTACAGCAGCACCCGGCTGCGGGGCAGTCCGAGCCGGCCGAGCAGGATCGTCAGCATCCCCACGGTGACGGTCTCGCACGCGATCGCGCCCGCCCGGATACCGGAGACCGTCTCGCTGACGCGCGTGAACGCGAGAAACATCATCTGTGCGACCGGGGGATAGACCGTGCGCGCGTGGTCCCGGCGGTTGATGTGCGGGTAGATCGCCGCGTCGCGCAGCCGCGCCAGCGCCGGGTCCGCGGGCACGTACCGGTACGGGTTGATGCCGGCGGCCTGCACCCGGCCGTCCCACACGTAGCGATACACATCGTCCGAAAAGCGCGGCGGCGCGAGCGCGAGCGGCACGCGGCACAGCACTCCGACGAGCAAGATGATCGCAAACGCCGGACCGCGCAGCCGCACGCGCCAGACGATGGCGGCCGCACAGAGAAATAAGACGGCCTGCACGAACGCAACATCTTTGAGCGCGGCGATCTCCCGAATCCGCGTCTGAACCGCGTAGAGATACGACGCCACGGCCAGCGCACCGAGCACGCCGAGCAGCGCCACCGCGCCGGTCGTCTCGCCGGCGGCCGTTCGCCGGACCGCGGCCGGCAGGGAGACGTTCAAGACACGCGAAGCAGGATGCGCTCGTGCTCGGATGCGAGAAGCCGCCGGAGGTAGTCGCGCGTGTGGGGCGCGTGATACCCCGGCGGGCGAGTGCCGGCCCGGTGGTCGGGGACCAGTTCCTCGCACAACCGGCGCAGGCTCGCGCCGTCATCCACGTCGTACCAGCGCGGCAGGAGCACGACTTCCAGTCCGGTCTCCCGCGCCCGCGCGATCGTTTGAGTCAGGACTTGGTCCGTGCTCCAGGCGACGTCCGCGAACAGCCGCGGGCGGGCCGCGGTCATGCCGATCAGGTAGTAACCTCCGTCGTCCGCCGGCCCGAGCACGACCCGCTCGCCGGGCTGCGCGAGCGCGGCCATCGCCGCCTCGAGCGCCGCCGGCGGCAGCGTGGGGCTGTCCGAATCGATGAGACACACGGAGCGGTAGCCTGCCGTCAGAATTTCGGCGGCGGCATTGAGCAGGCGCTCGCCGAGGCCCTCGCCGCGCTGCGGGATCAGCCCGAAGTCCGGCGGCAGCAGCCGGCCGAAGAGCGCCTCGGCGCTCTCCGGCGTGTAGACGGCGACGCCGGCGCCGCGGCCCGCGGCGCCGAACGCCGCGATGCTCTCCGCCGTGTCCTTGAGAAAACACGCATAGAGCCCGGCCGCCTCGTCTAGGGTGAGCGGAGGCGAGAGCCGCGTCTTGACGCTGCCGGCCGTCGGCGCCTTCGTCATGATGGCGAGTGCGCACGTGGAGGTCATTCGACCCCGGCGACTACGCGATGGTAGCCGGTCGTTCCTTCCGGGGTGGTCCCGTGCCTGCCCTCCAATGCCGTGACCTCCGCCTGCCGGGTCGAGCGATCTAGGCGCCCGGAGGAACCGCCGGCCCCGACCGGATGCCCAACAAGCAA contains:
- a CDS encoding glycosyltransferase 87 family protein, with the translated sequence MNVSLPAAVRRTAAGETTGAVALLGVLGALAVASYLYAVQTRIREIAALKDVAFVQAVLFLCAAAIVWRVRLRGPAFAIILLVGVLCRVPLALAPPRFSDDVYRYVWDGRVQAAGINPYRYVPADPALARLRDAAIYPHINRRDHARTVYPPVAQMMFLAFTRVSETVSGIRAGAIACETVTVGMLTILLGRLGLPRSRVLLYAWNPLVIWQYAGDGHIDAAATAFVAIALVAHVRRWDALTGAALGCATLVKWYPAVLFPALSRPGAWKMPAALAGVMVAGYLPYLGAGAGVLGFLPGYAQEEGLLSGHRFFLLSVARATGTALPTPVYVAAALATLLVIAVRVWRRSDRTALGDIRGAGLLAAVFMVLISTHYLWYFGWLALFLAVVPSVSLLYLTAAATYLLAALGPRTLGAAGGPPLFDAALYVPSAALALAHRRRGLPEPARQDHLDAPGWAGTET
- a CDS encoding TIGR04282 family arsenosugar biosynthesis glycosyltransferase, with product MTSTCALAIMTKAPTAGSVKTRLSPPLTLDEAAGLYACFLKDTAESIAAFGAAGRGAGVAVYTPESAEALFGRLLPPDFGLIPQRGEGLGERLLNAAAEILTAGYRSVCLIDSDSPTLPPAALEAAMAALAQPGERVVLGPADDGGYYLIGMTAARPRLFADVAWSTDQVLTQTIARARETGLEVVLLPRWYDVDDGASLRRLCEELVPDHRAGTRPPGYHAPHTRDYLRRLLASEHERILLRVS
- a CDS encoding NAD-dependent epimerase/dehydratase family protein, which produces MTATGRHRPRALVTGGAGLIGSHVADRLLRDGWVVRILDNLEPQTHRNGMPAWVARDAEFVRGDIRERAAVAAALQDVDVVFHQAAYGGFMPEIAKYLEVNGAGTAGMLELIRDLNLPIRKVVVASSQAVYPEGAATCGRHGLVFPKGRPFEQLRRGDFAVRCPHCGGPTIPAPTPEDAPLAGETVYAISKVAQERLVLTWARQSGIPAVALRYSCTYGPRQSIFNPYTGVIAIVCTRLLTDQPPVVYEDGLQTRDFCFVEDIADANLLAATGDAWDGLPVNVGSGAATSIKDLCTVLSNALDVRLDPLVRGEFRPGEIRHLTADISRARSAGYAPRTDLAGGVERYLGWIKTQADVRDYFTSAEAVLRAKGIVHRVSVV